A window of the Hordeum vulgare subsp. vulgare chromosome 5H, MorexV3_pseudomolecules_assembly, whole genome shotgun sequence genome harbors these coding sequences:
- the LOC123396718 gene encoding putative protein TPRXL produces the protein MTRRSHHAPPPSPRITTPTRSAASPRRCSTCTPSGCRPTRARPTQRKRRRIQRPAAEPEGPGADWPLAPASPSPASWPEAAPSSPAPRPPPKPQPSPASLAQRDALRAVEEFFSGRGSSDEDGEDEGSEPEDGGDATTGFFLGLFKRDAALRSTTSGATRRASTSCTTPATPSTAGGCWRTARSSPSSAACSAGTSNGCPASSSIPAARSARPSSSGCKIASPTSEFYLPCDDKQRKILMD, from the exons ATGACGCGTCGAAGCCACCACGCCCCGCCGCCGTCCCCCCGCATTACGACGCCTACGAGGAGCGCCGCCTCGCCGAGGAGGTGCTCTACCTGCACTCCCTCTG GGTGCCGCCCCACCCGCGCTCGCCCCACCCAACGGAAGCGCCGCAGGATTCAGCGCCCCGCCGCGGAGCCCGAGGGACCCGGCGCCGACTGGCCCCTCGCGCCCGCCTCCCCGTCCCCCGCATCCTGGCCCgaggccgccccctcctcccccgcgcccaGGCCGCCACCAAAGCCGCAGCCTTCCCCTGCCTCGCTCGCGCAGCGGGACGCCCTCCGCGCCGTCGAGGAGTTCTTCTCCGGGCGCGGCTCCTCGGACGAGGACGGCGAGGATGAGGGCTCCGAGCCAGAGGACGGAGGGGACGCGACAACGGGGTTCTTCCTCGGCCTGTTCAAGCGGGATGCTGCGCTACGGAGTACTACGAGCGGAGCCACGAGGAGGGCATCAACCTCGTGCACCACGCCCGCGACGCCAAGCACTGCGGGAGGCTGCTGGCGCACCGCGCGCTCGTCGCCGTCGTCTGCCGCATGCTCGGCTGGGACGTCAAACGGCTGCCCAGCATCGTCATCGATCCCGGCGGCACGCTCGGCCAGGCCCTCCTCGTCAGGTTGTAAGATTGCATCACCGACCAGCGAGTTCTATTTGCCATGTGATGATAAGCAACGAAAAATACTCATGGATTAA